The following proteins are encoded in a genomic region of Amycolatopsis sulphurea:
- a CDS encoding TetR/AcrR family transcriptional regulator gives MARVKGVESVATRHLSTQPAEQHHRRRFLDAALAVLTDRGVAGLTVRGVAERAGASTITVYTRFGGRVGLLDALYERAFDLLREDLRAVPPETDDGIADVLEVAQAYRRFAMASPARYGLMFERSIHDYDPDPALRAGVVATTFVEFVTKIGRVSPPGVSARDCAYLLWTSMHGLVSVELTIRSQTHIEDWFLDPTAEAHGRMYRHGVLAMITGLGLRN, from the coding sequence GTGGCACGGGTGAAGGGGGTGGAGAGCGTGGCCACCCGCCATCTCTCGACACAACCGGCCGAGCAGCACCACCGGCGGCGGTTCCTCGACGCGGCCCTGGCGGTCCTGACCGACCGCGGCGTCGCCGGGCTGACCGTCCGCGGCGTCGCCGAACGCGCCGGCGCGTCGACGATCACGGTGTACACCCGCTTCGGCGGCCGGGTCGGACTGCTGGACGCGCTGTACGAACGCGCATTCGACCTGCTGCGCGAGGACCTGCGGGCCGTCCCGCCGGAGACCGACGACGGGATCGCCGACGTCCTCGAGGTCGCACAGGCCTACCGCCGCTTCGCAATGGCGAGCCCGGCCCGGTACGGGCTCATGTTCGAGCGCTCGATCCACGACTACGACCCGGACCCGGCCCTGCGCGCAGGCGTGGTCGCCACGACTTTCGTGGAATTCGTCACGAAAATCGGCCGGGTCAGCCCACCCGGCGTGAGCGCCCGGGACTGCGCCTACCTGCTCTGGACGTCCATGCACGGCCTGGTCAGCGTGGAGCTGACGATCCGCTCCCAGACCCACATCGAAGACTGGTTCCTCGACCCGACGGCGGAAGCCCACGGCCGGATGTACCGGCACGGGGTGCTGGCCATGATCACGGGGCTGGGTCTTCGCAACTGA
- a CDS encoding OsmC family protein encodes MTQPEPGTVVVTDAGSGRYTQHVGTATHEFLADEPASAGGGDAGPTPYDLLLAALGTCTAMTVRMYADRKGIPLVRTEVRLRHDRVHARDCERCETETGMLSRIIREISFLGDLDSAQRAKLAEIAEKCPVHRTLSHEIMIETHAV; translated from the coding sequence ATGACCCAGCCGGAGCCCGGCACCGTCGTCGTCACCGATGCCGGCAGCGGCCGCTACACACAGCATGTCGGCACCGCGACGCACGAGTTCCTCGCCGACGAGCCGGCTTCCGCCGGTGGCGGCGACGCCGGACCCACCCCGTACGACCTGCTGCTCGCCGCACTGGGCACCTGCACCGCGATGACGGTGCGAATGTACGCCGACCGCAAGGGTATCCCGCTGGTCCGCACCGAGGTCCGGCTCCGGCACGACCGCGTGCACGCCCGCGACTGCGAACGCTGCGAAACCGAGACCGGCATGCTCAGCCGGATCATCCGGGAGATCTCCTTCCTCGGCGACCTGGACTCGGCCCAGCGCGCGAAACTGGCGGAGATAGCGGAGAAATGCCCGGTGCACCGTACGCTGAGCCACGAAATCATGATCGAGACCCACGCGGTGTGA
- the coaE gene encoding dephospho-CoA kinase: MLRVGLTGGIGSGKSTVANRLAEHGAVVVDSDRIARAVVEPGTPGLAAIAEAFGTGVLAADGSLDRAALGARAFADEESRQRLNGILHPLIGQRTGELMAEAAADAIVVHDVPLLVENDLAPAYHLVVVVDAPVEVRVRRLVEARGMTEEDARARIRAQATEDQRRAVADVWLDNGGRRDAVLAEVDELWADRLVPFEANLRLRKPRPPASPVLSAYDPSWPLQAERRLARLRQLAGPRLVRADHIGSTAVPGLPAKDVLDLQLTVSTLDDADALAEALADAGFPQREGEWVDDPQDGGTPWPKRLHVGADPKRAVNLHVRSVETPGWRLALLFRDWIRAHPGEREDYAAVKQRLAGEHAGDGTVQYYAEAKQGWVNEAFTRAEAWAADSSWKP, encoded by the coding sequence ATGTTGCGAGTGGGCCTGACGGGCGGAATCGGTTCGGGCAAGTCGACGGTGGCGAACCGGCTGGCCGAGCACGGCGCCGTGGTCGTGGACTCGGACCGGATCGCGCGTGCCGTGGTCGAGCCGGGCACGCCGGGGCTTGCCGCGATCGCCGAGGCGTTCGGCACCGGAGTGCTCGCCGCGGACGGGTCGCTGGACCGGGCGGCGCTGGGCGCCCGCGCGTTCGCCGACGAGGAGTCCCGCCAGCGGCTGAACGGGATCCTGCACCCGCTGATCGGGCAGCGCACCGGCGAGCTGATGGCCGAGGCCGCCGCCGACGCGATCGTGGTGCACGACGTGCCGCTGCTGGTGGAGAACGACCTGGCCCCGGCCTACCACCTCGTGGTGGTCGTGGACGCGCCGGTCGAGGTCCGCGTCCGCCGCCTGGTCGAGGCCCGCGGGATGACCGAAGAGGACGCCCGGGCGCGGATCCGCGCGCAGGCGACCGAGGACCAGCGCCGGGCGGTGGCCGACGTATGGCTCGACAACGGCGGCCGGCGCGACGCCGTGCTCGCCGAGGTGGACGAGCTGTGGGCGGACCGGCTCGTGCCCTTCGAGGCGAACCTGCGGCTGCGCAAACCGCGGCCCCCGGCGTCGCCGGTGCTCTCCGCATACGATCCGAGCTGGCCGCTGCAGGCCGAACGCCGGCTCGCCCGGCTGCGTCAGCTCGCCGGGCCGCGCCTGGTCCGCGCCGACCACATCGGATCCACCGCGGTGCCCGGACTGCCCGCGAAGGACGTGCTCGACCTCCAGCTCACAGTGTCCACTTTGGACGACGCGGACGCGCTCGCCGAGGCGCTCGCGGACGCCGGGTTCCCGCAGCGGGAGGGGGAGTGGGTGGACGACCCGCAGGACGGCGGCACGCCGTGGCCCAAGCGGCTGCACGTCGGCGCCGACCCGAAGCGGGCGGTCAACCTGCACGTCCGGTCCGTCGAGACCCCCGGGTGGCGGCTGGCGTTGCTGTTCCGTGACTGGATCCGCGCGCACCCCGGGGAGCGGGAAGACTACGCGGCGGTGAAGCAGCGGCTGGCCGGCGAGCACGCCGGGGACGGCACCGTCCAGTACTACGCCGAGGCGAAGCAGGGCTGGGTCAACGAGGCGTTCACGCGAGCCGAAGCGTGGGCCGCGGACAGCTCATGGAAGCCGTGA
- a CDS encoding aminoacyl--tRNA ligase-related protein: MEAVTRGKYAGSPKDWANAEHLLAEAQEGVEHERAPGEAAFYSPKIDIQFADSAGREWTLCTVQVGFHQPAQFGLQYLGPDARAHRPVLVHRSILGSLERVLAQLVEEHGGAFPLLLAPVQVVVFLVGDAESRPTRRWCCGAWTPAACRGRVRRPWQPRRASPCPPARAVPGCPRREGSRLGFDRGAPARRAAAGSVVCRGFPRCGDRAGGGSRRGPVASRGCVKC, translated from the coding sequence ATGGAAGCCGTGACGCGGGGCAAGTACGCGGGATCGCCGAAAGACTGGGCCAACGCCGAGCATCTGCTCGCCGAGGCGCAGGAGGGCGTCGAACACGAACGCGCACCGGGCGAGGCCGCGTTCTACAGCCCGAAGATCGACATCCAGTTTGCCGACAGCGCTGGTCGGGAGTGGACCCTGTGCACCGTTCAGGTCGGCTTCCACCAGCCGGCACAATTCGGTCTCCAGTACCTCGGACCGGACGCCCGCGCGCACCGGCCGGTCCTGGTGCACCGCAGTATCCTCGGCAGCCTGGAACGCGTACTGGCCCAGCTCGTCGAGGAGCACGGGGGTGCATTCCCGCTTTTGCTGGCCCCGGTCCAGGTGGTTGTGTTCCTGGTGGGTGACGCCGAATCCCGGCCGACGCGACGCTGGTGCTGTGGTGCCTGGACGCCGGCTGCGTGCCGGGGCCGTGTCCGCCGACCATGGCAGCCTCGCCGCGCGAGTCCGTGCCCACCGGCTCGTGCCGTACCAGGCTGTCCTCGGCGCGAGGGAAGCCGCCTCGGGTTCGATCGCGGTGCGCCTGCGCGACGGGCGGCGGCTGGATCCGTTGTCTGCCGGGGATTTCCTCGCTGCGGTGACCGCGCGGGTGGCGGCTCGCGGCGGGGACCTGTGGCTAGCCGCGGCTGCGTCAAGTGCTGA
- a CDS encoding response regulator, producing the protein MTVTLIIADDHPIVRDGLRGIFTGEHGFDVLGEAANGAEAVTLAQALHPDVVLMDLRMPSTDGVAAITELARLGNPARVLVLTTYDTDSDVLPAIEAGATGYLLKDAPREELFRAVRAVARGESVLSPAVASRIMGQLRAPAQEPLSQREIEVLTLVSRGSTNKEAAKQLFISEATVKTHLLHAYAKLGVKDRAAAVAVALGRGLLST; encoded by the coding sequence ATGACCGTCACCCTGATCATCGCCGACGACCACCCGATCGTCCGCGACGGTCTTCGCGGGATCTTCACCGGGGAACACGGCTTCGACGTGCTGGGCGAAGCCGCGAACGGCGCCGAGGCGGTCACCCTCGCCCAAGCGCTGCACCCGGACGTTGTGCTGATGGACCTGCGCATGCCCAGCACCGACGGGGTCGCCGCGATCACCGAGCTGGCCCGGCTCGGCAACCCCGCCCGGGTACTCGTGCTGACCACGTACGACACCGATTCCGACGTGCTGCCCGCGATCGAGGCCGGGGCCACCGGCTACCTGCTCAAGGACGCACCTCGCGAGGAGCTGTTCCGCGCCGTGCGCGCAGTCGCCCGTGGTGAGTCGGTGCTCTCCCCCGCAGTGGCCAGCCGGATCATGGGCCAGCTGCGCGCGCCGGCACAGGAACCGTTGTCCCAGCGCGAAATCGAGGTACTCACCCTGGTTTCCCGCGGCTCCACGAACAAGGAAGCGGCGAAACAGCTGTTCATCAGCGAGGCCACGGTGAAGACCCACTTGCTGCACGCGTACGCGAAGCTCGGCGTGAAAGACCGGGCCGCAGCAGTCGCGGTGGCACTGGGGCGCGGGTTGCTCAGCACTTGA
- a CDS encoding class I SAM-dependent methyltransferase, with amino-acid sequence MEIGSLHGWSTSWLLHTLVDNETGRLVTADLIDRATETVPKSLSDGRWEFRKGDAKTLTGDWLSDVDYLFIDADHRARFARWYLADVSPALRPGIPVSVHDVFHRAVPLPFTEGVEVLCWLDRAGTAYFTAARARARAPTLGSANSAGNWA; translated from the coding sequence GTGGAGATCGGCTCCCTGCACGGCTGGTCCACGAGCTGGCTCCTGCACACGCTCGTCGACAACGAGACCGGACGGCTGGTCACCGCCGACCTGATCGACCGCGCCACCGAGACCGTGCCGAAGTCGCTGTCGGACGGCCGCTGGGAATTCCGCAAGGGCGACGCGAAAACCCTCACCGGCGACTGGCTGTCCGATGTGGACTATCTGTTCATCGACGCCGATCACCGCGCCCGCTTCGCGCGCTGGTACCTCGCCGACGTCTCCCCGGCGCTGCGGCCGGGCATCCCGGTGAGCGTGCACGACGTGTTCCACCGGGCGGTCCCGCTGCCGTTCACCGAAGGCGTCGAGGTACTGTGCTGGCTCGACCGCGCCGGGACCGCGTACTTCACCGCGGCCCGCGCCCGGGCCCGCGCACCCACACTCGGCTCGGCGAACTCCGCCGGGAACTGGGCCTGA
- a CDS encoding DUF402 domain-containing protein yields MTDVHPPKVEIFDPPARLNVDNKGIRREVEEFREEPFGLYLARPAPGRAQFHFLESWLLPGLGLRITDFWFSPGHERDQDFYLDVVRVHRDGPRWVATDLYLDLVLKDKVSIRVIDSDELLAAVAAGLLPQAEGEYALEAAYAALEGIAAHGYDLSGWLSAKGITTTWRRHPTR; encoded by the coding sequence GTGACCGACGTGCACCCGCCCAAGGTGGAGATCTTCGACCCGCCCGCCCGCCTGAACGTGGACAACAAGGGCATCCGCCGGGAGGTGGAGGAGTTCCGCGAGGAGCCGTTCGGGCTGTACCTGGCCCGGCCCGCCCCCGGGCGCGCGCAGTTCCACTTTCTGGAGTCCTGGCTGCTGCCCGGACTCGGGCTGCGGATCACCGACTTCTGGTTTTCCCCCGGCCACGAACGCGATCAGGACTTCTATCTGGACGTCGTCCGCGTACACCGCGACGGGCCGCGCTGGGTGGCCACGGACCTGTACCTCGATCTGGTGCTCAAGGACAAAGTCTCGATCCGGGTCATCGACAGTGACGAGCTGCTCGCCGCAGTGGCGGCAGGACTGCTTCCTCAAGCCGAAGGCGAGTACGCGCTCGAAGCCGCGTACGCCGCGTTGGAGGGCATCGCCGCGCATGGTTACGACCTGTCCGGCTGGCTGTCCGCGAAGGGCATCACGACGACTTGGCGGCGGCACCCCACCCGGTGA
- the uvrB gene encoding excinuclease ABC subunit UvrB has protein sequence MAFATEHPVLAQSDFRPVSEVPRSGGRFEVVSEYRPAGDQPAAIDDLERRITAGEKDVVLLGATGTGKSATTAWLIERVQRPTLVMAPNKTLAAQLANELRELFPHNAVEYFVSYYDYYQPEAYIAQTDTYIEKDSSINDDVERLRHSATMNLLSRRDVIVVASVSCIYGLGTPQSYLDRSTKLTVGGTVDRDVLLRALVDVQYTRNDIAFARGTFRVRGDTVEIIPAYEELAIRVELFGDEIDKLYYLHPLTGDIVREVEEVRIFPATHYVAGPERMEKAIHGIEAELEGRLADLEKQGKLLEAQRLRMRTAYDIEMMRQVGFCSGIENYSRHIDGRSAGSAPATLIDYFPEDFLLVIDESHQTVPQIGGMYEGDMSRKRNLVDYGFRLPSAVDNRPLTWEEFSDRIGQTVYLSATPGPYEMGQTGGEFVEQVIRPTGLVDPKVVVKPTEGQIDDLVHEIRERAEKDERVLVTTLTKKMAEDLTDYLLELGIRVRYLHSEVDTLRRVELLRQLRAGDFDVLVGINLLREGLDLPEVSLVAILDADKEGFLRSGTSLIQTIGRAARNVSGEVHMYADKITDSMQYAIEETDRRRAKQVAYNTERGLDPQPLRKKIADILDRVYSEAEDSAESVAVGGSGRNASRGKKPEQGDRVRSSGVLTEKNVSAMPRAELADLIQQMTDQMMQAARDLQFELAARLRDEVSDLKKELRGMDAAGIK, from the coding sequence GTGGCTTTCGCAACCGAACACCCCGTCCTCGCCCAGTCCGACTTCCGCCCGGTCTCCGAGGTGCCCCGCAGCGGCGGCCGGTTCGAGGTGGTCAGCGAGTACCGGCCGGCCGGCGACCAGCCGGCCGCCATCGACGATCTCGAGCGCCGGATCACCGCGGGAGAGAAGGACGTCGTGCTGCTCGGGGCCACGGGGACCGGCAAATCGGCCACCACCGCGTGGCTGATCGAGCGCGTGCAGCGCCCCACGCTGGTGATGGCGCCGAACAAGACGCTGGCCGCGCAGCTGGCCAACGAGCTGCGCGAGCTGTTCCCGCACAACGCGGTCGAGTACTTCGTCAGCTACTACGACTACTACCAGCCCGAGGCCTACATCGCGCAGACCGACACCTACATCGAGAAGGACTCGTCGATCAACGACGACGTCGAGCGGCTGCGGCATTCGGCCACGATGAACCTGCTGTCCCGGCGGGACGTGATCGTGGTCGCCTCGGTGTCCTGCATCTACGGTCTCGGCACCCCGCAGTCCTACCTCGACCGGTCCACCAAGCTGACGGTCGGCGGCACGGTGGACCGCGACGTGCTGCTGCGCGCCCTGGTCGACGTGCAGTACACGCGCAACGACATCGCGTTCGCGCGCGGCACCTTCCGGGTGCGCGGCGACACCGTGGAGATCATCCCGGCGTACGAGGAGCTGGCCATCCGCGTCGAGCTGTTCGGCGACGAGATCGACAAGCTGTACTACCTGCACCCGCTCACCGGCGACATCGTGCGCGAGGTCGAGGAGGTGCGGATCTTCCCGGCCACGCACTACGTGGCCGGTCCGGAGCGGATGGAGAAGGCGATCCACGGGATCGAGGCCGAGCTGGAGGGGCGGCTGGCCGATCTGGAGAAGCAGGGCAAGCTGCTGGAGGCGCAGCGGCTGCGCATGCGCACCGCCTACGACATCGAGATGATGCGGCAGGTCGGTTTCTGCTCCGGGATCGAGAACTACTCGCGGCACATCGACGGCCGTTCCGCCGGGTCCGCCCCGGCCACCCTGATCGACTACTTCCCGGAGGACTTCCTCCTGGTGATCGACGAATCGCACCAGACCGTGCCGCAGATCGGCGGTATGTACGAGGGCGACATGAGCCGCAAGCGCAACCTGGTCGACTACGGCTTCCGGCTGCCCAGCGCGGTGGACAACCGGCCGCTGACCTGGGAGGAGTTCTCCGACCGGATCGGGCAGACGGTGTACCTCTCGGCCACCCCCGGGCCGTACGAGATGGGGCAGACCGGCGGGGAGTTCGTCGAGCAGGTCATCCGGCCCACCGGCCTGGTCGACCCGAAGGTGGTGGTCAAGCCCACCGAGGGGCAGATCGACGATCTGGTGCACGAGATCCGCGAGCGGGCGGAGAAGGACGAGCGGGTGCTGGTCACCACGCTGACCAAGAAGATGGCCGAGGACCTCACCGACTACCTGCTGGAGCTGGGCATCCGGGTGCGGTACCTGCATTCGGAGGTGGACACCCTGCGCCGGGTCGAGCTGCTGCGGCAGCTGCGGGCCGGGGATTTCGACGTGCTGGTCGGCATCAACCTCCTGCGCGAGGGCCTCGATCTGCCCGAGGTGTCGCTGGTCGCGATCCTCGACGCGGACAAGGAGGGCTTCCTGCGCAGCGGCACCTCGCTGATCCAGACGATCGGCCGCGCGGCCCGGAACGTCTCCGGTGAGGTGCACATGTACGCGGACAAGATCACCGACTCGATGCAGTACGCGATCGAGGAGACCGACCGCCGCCGGGCCAAGCAGGTCGCCTACAACACCGAGCGCGGGCTGGACCCGCAGCCGCTGCGCAAGAAGATCGCGGACATCCTGGACCGCGTCTACAGCGAGGCGGAGGACTCCGCGGAATCGGTCGCGGTCGGCGGTTCCGGCCGCAACGCCTCGCGTGGCAAGAAACCCGAACAGGGCGACCGTGTGCGCAGCTCCGGGGTGCTGACCGAGAAGAACGTCTCGGCCATGCCCCGCGCGGAGCTGGCCGACCTGATCCAGCAGATGACCGACCAGATGATGCAGGCCGCCCGCGACCTGCAGTTCGAGCTGGCTGCCCGGCTCCGCGACGAGGTGTCCGACCTGAAGAAGGAGCTCCGCGGCATGGACGCGGCGGGGATTAAGTAG
- a CDS encoding type II toxin-antitoxin system VapB family antitoxin — translation MAMNIKDAETERLAAEVAQLTGASKTGAVRDSLRLRRDQLRQRENTDERLKRMRRVLEEEIWPLIPPEELGKPISKEEIEDILGFGPEGV, via the coding sequence ATGGCCATGAACATCAAGGACGCCGAGACCGAGCGGCTGGCCGCCGAGGTCGCCCAGTTGACCGGCGCCAGCAAGACCGGCGCCGTCCGCGACTCTCTCCGGTTGCGGAGAGACCAGCTCAGGCAGCGCGAGAACACCGACGAGCGGCTCAAGCGGATGCGCCGTGTGCTGGAAGAGGAGATCTGGCCGTTGATCCCGCCGGAGGAGCTGGGAAAGCCGATCTCCAAGGAAGAGATCGAAGACATCCTCGGGTTCGGGCCGGAGGGCGTGTGA
- a CDS encoding type II toxin-antitoxin system VapC family toxin has translation MIVDSSAIVAIVLREPGHESLEEKLAEAVAPRIGAPTLVEVGVVLTAKLGGRGRLVLARFLQDNHITTIPFTEEHSEAAIDAFGQFGKGRHPARLNLGDCYSYATATIAREPLLYIGDDFPHTDLPLVELGES, from the coding sequence GTGATCGTCGACAGTTCCGCCATCGTGGCGATCGTGCTCCGGGAGCCCGGGCACGAATCGCTCGAGGAAAAGCTCGCGGAGGCGGTTGCGCCCCGGATCGGTGCGCCGACTCTCGTGGAGGTCGGCGTGGTCTTGACGGCGAAACTCGGCGGACGGGGCCGGTTGGTGCTTGCCCGGTTCCTCCAGGACAACCACATCACGACGATTCCCTTCACCGAGGAACACAGCGAAGCGGCGATCGACGCGTTCGGCCAGTTCGGAAAGGGGCGGCACCCGGCCAGGCTCAACCTCGGCGACTGCTACTCCTACGCCACCGCCACGATCGCCAGGGAACCGTTGCTTTATATCGGCGACGACTTCCCGCACACCGACCTTCCCCTGGTCGAACTCGGCGAGAGCTGA
- a CDS encoding S28 family serine protease: protein MRRLLTFSSVLLVTAGLVTAAPAASASDITTELAAIPRLTVVSKDPAPAGFQFFKLTFTQPVDHRHPEGRTFEQRFTLLHRDSSAPTVAYTSGYDVSQTPNRSEPTRIVDGNQLSMEYRYFTPSRPEPADWSRDLTIWQAAADEHDAVQALKKIYRGRWLATGGSKGGMTATYFRRFFPDDVNGTIPYVAPNDVIDPVDNYNRFLANVGTPECRASLKALQRDALKRRDELGELAKAAAAKKGYTFKTVGSLDKSLEIAVIDSYFGFWQYQKASDCASVPKPGAPAATVWNWFEKVESLNSYSDQELDSVVPYYYQAAVQLGSPEAYDSYLRDLLRYPGADTPRTFVPASVRLPRFDYLAMPDIDFWVKSQGRQLLFVYGSNDPWSAEPFQLGFGSRDSHRYFVSGGNHGSSIAQLPPAQAAEATSAIRRWAGLPESPASARSFAGTAPSGFPDFDTDQVLTERPRL from the coding sequence GTGCGCAGGCTGCTCACTTTCTCGTCCGTTCTCCTCGTGACCGCCGGGCTCGTCACGGCGGCGCCCGCGGCGAGCGCGAGCGACATCACCACCGAGCTGGCGGCGATCCCGCGGCTCACCGTCGTCTCGAAGGACCCCGCACCCGCGGGATTCCAGTTCTTCAAGCTGACCTTCACGCAGCCGGTCGATCACCGGCATCCGGAAGGGCGCACGTTCGAGCAGCGGTTCACCTTGCTGCACCGGGATTCCTCCGCCCCGACGGTGGCCTACACCAGCGGCTACGACGTGTCCCAGACGCCGAATCGCAGCGAGCCGACCCGGATCGTCGACGGCAACCAGCTGTCCATGGAGTACCGCTATTTCACCCCGTCGCGCCCGGAACCGGCGGACTGGTCCCGGGATCTCACCATCTGGCAGGCGGCGGCCGACGAGCATGATGCGGTGCAGGCGCTCAAGAAGATCTACCGGGGCCGGTGGCTGGCGACCGGTGGCAGCAAGGGCGGGATGACCGCGACGTACTTCCGCCGGTTCTTCCCCGATGACGTCAACGGCACGATCCCCTACGTCGCGCCGAACGACGTCATCGACCCGGTGGACAACTACAACCGGTTCCTCGCGAACGTCGGCACCCCCGAGTGCCGCGCCTCGCTGAAGGCACTCCAGCGGGACGCGCTGAAGCGGCGCGACGAGCTGGGCGAGCTGGCGAAGGCGGCGGCCGCGAAGAAGGGCTACACCTTCAAGACGGTGGGCTCGCTCGACAAGTCCCTCGAGATCGCGGTGATCGACTCGTACTTCGGCTTCTGGCAGTACCAGAAGGCCTCGGACTGCGCATCGGTGCCGAAGCCCGGCGCACCGGCTGCGACGGTGTGGAACTGGTTCGAGAAGGTGGAGAGCCTCAACAGCTATTCCGACCAGGAACTCGATTCGGTCGTGCCGTACTACTACCAGGCCGCGGTGCAGCTCGGCTCCCCCGAGGCGTACGACAGCTACCTGCGCGACCTGCTGCGCTATCCGGGCGCCGACACACCGCGGACCTTCGTGCCCGCCTCGGTGCGGCTGCCGCGGTTCGACTACCTGGCCATGCCGGACATCGACTTCTGGGTGAAGTCGCAGGGACGGCAGTTGCTGTTCGTGTACGGCTCGAACGACCCGTGGAGCGCCGAACCGTTCCAGCTCGGCTTCGGGAGCAGGGATTCCCACCGCTACTTCGTTTCGGGCGGTAACCACGGGTCGTCCATCGCGCAGCTGCCGCCCGCGCAGGCCGCGGAAGCCACTTCGGCGATCCGGCGCTGGGCGGGTCTGCCGGAGTCGCCCGCTTCGGCCCGCTCGTTCGCGGGGACCGCGCCTTCGGGCTTCCCGGACTTCGACACCGATCAGGTGCTGACGGAGCGGCCCCGGCTGTAG
- a CDS encoding enoyl-CoA hydratase/isomerase family protein encodes MTIRLELSAGAEGIALVKMEQGLDTATCRQLVLGLEEADAAESRAVVLTGTGDTFSPGADLARIVEGGARRIEEFLSELSDALLAVFGFPRPVVAAVNGHATGFGLVLAAACDHRVAADGEGRLGMPELHRGVPFPLAALEILRCAYGTTPLPALAYSGAALTIADALARGLVDEVAPAEELRFRAVELATRLAGLPAEAFAHTKAQLRRPYHERIAENRVSDDARVERLWCAEKPSK; translated from the coding sequence GTGACGATCCGACTGGAACTCTCCGCAGGCGCCGAGGGCATCGCCCTGGTGAAGATGGAGCAGGGCCTGGACACCGCGACCTGCCGCCAGCTCGTGCTCGGCCTTGAGGAGGCGGACGCGGCGGAGTCCCGCGCCGTCGTGCTGACCGGCACCGGGGACACCTTCTCCCCCGGCGCCGACCTCGCCAGGATCGTCGAAGGCGGAGCACGCCGCATCGAGGAGTTCCTGTCCGAGCTGTCGGACGCGCTGCTGGCCGTCTTCGGTTTCCCGCGTCCGGTGGTGGCCGCGGTCAACGGGCACGCGACGGGCTTCGGGCTGGTGCTCGCCGCCGCGTGCGACCACCGGGTGGCCGCTGACGGCGAGGGCCGGCTCGGTATGCCGGAGCTGCACCGCGGGGTGCCGTTTCCGTTGGCTGCGCTGGAAATCCTGCGGTGCGCCTACGGCACGACCCCGTTGCCCGCACTCGCCTACAGCGGCGCGGCCCTGACCATCGCGGACGCGCTGGCGCGGGGGCTGGTGGACGAGGTCGCGCCCGCCGAGGAGCTGAGGTTCCGGGCCGTGGAGCTGGCGACGCGGCTGGCCGGGCTCCCGGCCGAAGCGTTCGCGCACACCAAGGCCCAGCTGCGCCGCCCCTATCACGAACGGATCGCCGAGAACCGGGTGTCCGACGACGCCCGGGTGGAACGGCTGTGGTGCGCGGAAAAACCCTCGAAGTGA
- a CDS encoding ABC transporter permease — protein MNTTDGASGVHTDPAALQELSDLATAEPAEIGPDGAVAGYRAARTLRLGVELRRQLRRRRTQLVLAFVAVLPFILVLAFEIGQASPNRRSGGFVDLATASAPNFVVLALFVSGTFLLPMIVALFFGDTIASESSWSSLKYLLAIPVPRHRLLRQKAVVSGLLSIGALVLLPLMSLLVGVIFYGSGDAISPTGDAIAFGDSLLALLLSIGYIVIQLAWVAGLGLLLSVSTEAPLGAVGGTVLVAILSQILDQITALGDLRNYLPTHYSFAWIDLISTDIDWNNLVRGVLSALVYATVFLLLAGRRFARKDITS, from the coding sequence ATGAACACCACCGACGGTGCCAGCGGGGTGCACACCGACCCCGCGGCGTTGCAGGAGCTGAGCGACCTGGCCACCGCGGAGCCGGCGGAGATCGGCCCCGACGGCGCGGTGGCTGGGTACCGGGCCGCGCGCACGCTACGGCTGGGCGTGGAGCTGAGGCGGCAGCTGCGCCGACGCCGGACTCAGCTGGTACTCGCGTTCGTCGCGGTGCTGCCGTTCATCCTGGTGCTGGCCTTCGAGATCGGGCAGGCCAGCCCGAACCGGCGCTCCGGCGGGTTCGTGGACCTGGCCACCGCGAGTGCGCCGAACTTCGTGGTACTCGCGCTGTTCGTGTCCGGGACCTTTCTGCTGCCGATGATCGTGGCGCTGTTCTTCGGGGACACGATCGCCAGCGAATCCTCGTGGTCGAGCCTGAAATACCTGCTGGCGATCCCGGTGCCGCGGCACCGGCTGCTGCGGCAGAAGGCCGTGGTGTCCGGGCTGCTCTCGATCGGCGCGCTGGTGCTGCTGCCGCTGATGTCGTTGCTGGTCGGCGTGATCTTCTACGGTTCGGGCGACGCGATCAGCCCGACCGGCGACGCGATCGCCTTCGGCGACAGTCTGCTCGCGCTGCTGCTGTCCATCGGGTACATCGTGATCCAGCTGGCCTGGGTGGCCGGGCTGGGGCTGCTGCTGAGCGTGTCCACCGAGGCGCCGCTGGGCGCGGTCGGCGGCACGGTGCTGGTGGCGATCCTGTCGCAGATCCTCGACCAGATCACCGCGCTGGGCGACCTGCGGAACTACCTGCCCACGCACTACTCGTTCGCCTGGATCGACCTGATCTCCACCGACATCGACTGGAACAACCTCGTCCGCGGGGTGCTTTCGGCCCTGGTCTACGCGACGGTGTTCCTGCTGCTGGCCGGGCGCCGGTTCGCCCGCAAGGACATCACCAGCTGA